Below is a genomic region from Flavobacteriales bacterium.
AGGCGGAAGATGTTCTTCTCTTCCGTTGGGAACAGCAGAAACTGCTGGTTGTAGATTCTGTCGGGTGTTAGATCATCCGAAACGCGAACGGTAAGCATCTGACCTTTGGTTGGCCGAAACGGCAACCAGTTGAAGAACGGGTTTTCGGAGATGAAGCGACCTTCACAAAAAACAATACGGTCGGCTGAAATATCGTTGTATGTAATCGCTTTCTCAGTTTTAAGTGCTTGATAGGAGAGCTCATCCTCTACCAAAAGTTCTTTTTCTTTCAGGTAATTTCGATAGGCAGTTACCAATTTTTCAATTCGGACAAAACCCGAAATCTTTATTGTAACACTTCCGAGGACACTATTTTGAAACGGGCCTTCAGGAACTTTCTTCTCAACTGAATTGACATACGGAGAAAGTCGGTTTTCATCAACGGCCTGTTGCCACTCAGTTAGCTCACCCGCTGAACTTATCGGTTTCAGAATCGGGAAATCGTGCAACAGAAAATCAACGCCAAGTTGCTGTTCGAGTTCTCGGTAAGTCTGAACCAGAAATGGAAACAGTTCGTCAACCTTCCAGCTTTTCACTTTACGTTTAAGAACAACTGGGTTGTAGATTCCGCCAGCGATCAGCGAAGATGAATTTTCGGGGCAACGGTCAATAACCAGAAATGACTTTCCTGCCTTTTCGAGCTGGTGACAGAGATTCAGGCCAGCAATTCCGAGGCCGATGATCAGGTTCTCCGTCTGTTTCAAGTGCTATAGTTTGGACGTGTAATTGGCGCCAAACATAGACAAGGGAATGAACACGAAGAAATCCAGATAGAACCAATCAGGATAGACATCCGCAATGATCATATTGACCATGCCAAGGACCGTCAAGATGGCCCCAAGTGTCAGTCCAACGTTCATCGTATCTTCCTTCAGAATAAACCCGACCGTAACTCCACCTGCCAAGGAGCCGATGGCATGAGAAACAATGACCAGCACCAGCCCAATGACAGAAAGTGCCGAAATGGTCTGCCTGAGACCATCAATGGAAAGGCTGAAGACATCTAAGTTTCCAAAGAATTTGATGGAAGCGAACGTACCTGCTGTAACGAGCACAAAAGCTACCAGCAGACCAGCAATAACGGCTATGAACTTTTTCATGGTAGGGGAGGATTTGGTTACCCCAATTTAATGAAAAAGTAACGGAAGCCTACTCAGAATATTTTGTCAACGCCAGTTTGGCCGCGTTGTAAGCGTTCACGATGCCACCTGTTTTCGACAGTTTTTTGAATTTGGTCAACTTGGTAGGGTCGCGGTCCTCATCGGGCATCAACACTTTTTCTTTGGAAAAATCTGTGGCCGACTCCATCAGAAGTTCCCGCAACTGAACAGCGGTGATGTTGGGAAAATACGATTTGATGAGCGCGGCAACACCTGTAACCACAGGAGCGGCCATGCTTGTGCCATCAGCGAACTCGTACGTATCATCTGGCTTTGCCGAATAGATCTGTACGCCAGGCGCGAAAATGTCCAGTTTCTTCTTGCCATAGTTCGAAAAAACGCCAACCAAGTGGTCATCTTCGGTAGGGCCAGAAGCGCCAACGGCAAGCCACGTGGCGCATGGTTTCTTCTGGAAAGAGTAATACGGATTGGGATAATTGGCCACTTTGTCGATGTTGGCCGCGTCATTTCCAGCTCCGTGAACCATGAGCACGCCTTTGTCCTCGGCATACTTGATCGCCTCGTAAACAGCATCCACCTGCGGAGAATAAGGCTTACCGAAACTCATGTTCATGATCTGCGCGCCATTGTCGGCCGCATAGCGAATGGCGTTGGCCACATCCTTGTCGAACTCATCTCCGTTAGGAACGGTGCGAAGGATCATCAGTTCCACATTCTCGCAGATACCGTTCATACCGATATCGTTGTTTCGCACAGCGCCTACAATTCCTGAAACGTGCGTGCCGTGGTCGTTGTGCGGAGCAGAAACATCATTGTTTCCGTAGAAATGCTCGGATGTGTTCTCGTAATCATCACCTAAAACAGCACGGTCCACAAACCGTGGGTTATAGTGATATTCCAGTTTGTCCTTCAGGTATTTGTGGTAATCCATCAGCCCTTCGAAACTGAAGGTTTCGTCCTGCGCCAAACCCGCAAGAACACTTTGATAAAGTTTGAGGTCGTCTGATTCGGGTGCCCAGCTCAGCAGTTGCTCGGTCGTGTAATTCTCACCGAGTTCTGCCTTGGCGGTGCTGTCGGCAGCCTTGTAAACGGTGACAAACGCATCGATCTGTCCGAATTCGTTGGCAGACTCGTTCAGCTCTTTAAGGATCGTTTCCTCCGCTTTCTTGAACAGTTTGTAGTCTTCGCGATCGGCCTTGGCAACATCCTTTTCCGATTCAATCTCTCCGAACTTCGGTGCCAGTTTTCGGTAGATGCGTGTAATCTCCAGATTGGCCTCGTCCAAGTTCACACCAGCGGCATTTCCAAGAAAATTCCAGCCGTGGATGTCATCCACGTAGCCGTTCTTATCGTCATCAATTCCGTTTCCTGGAATCTCGTCCTCGTTTGTCCAAATGTGTTCTTTCAGGTCTTCGTGGTCGGTATCAACGCCCGAATCGATAATGGCCACCACGACTTTGGTCGGTTTGCGGTCTTTCAGCAGTTCGTAGGCTTTGTCGGTTCCAACGCCAGGTGTTCCTTCTGATGGGTCTTTGTGCTGCCAGCCTTTCAGCGAGTCGTCTTGCGCGAAACCCGTAAGTGAAATGACCAGCGAAAGGCCGATCGTTAGGAGTGTGCGATAATTGAAATTCATGGAGTTCTATTCTGTTTGGGCGGTAATGATACCGATGTTTTGCCAATGCGAACGCAAAAATGAGCCAAGTGGTTTTTGACAATCGGACGATCTAACGTCTTTTATGATTTGCGTGTTACGCGTAGCCGTTCTTCAAAGCAAAGCGGATCAATCCTGCAATGTTGTGGATGTCGAGTTTGTTCATCAGGTTGGTGCGGTGGGTGTCAACCGTGCGCGGGCTGATGAAGAGCTTCTCTCCGATCTGCTTGCTGCTCAGCCCTTCGGCAATGAGTGTCAGGATCTCAATTTCCCGTTCGGTGAGTTCCACCTCCACGCCATTCGCATTCTTTTCCACGGCTTTTCCTGCCAGGCTCATGGTCACTTCTTCAGAGAAGACGCGTTCGCCCGAAACAACTTTCCGTATGGCATTGGCAAGTTCATCCTGAGCGATATTCTTGAGCAGGTAGCCGTCCGATCCGCATTCGAGCAATTGCTGCACCATGCCGCGCTCGTTGTGCTGCGTAAGTGAAATGACCTTTACGTTCGGATGATCTTTTTTGATCCTTCGGGTGGCATCCACCCCGTTCATCACAGGCATGTCGAGGTCCATGAGCACAAGGTCGATATCGAAAACCTTTAGAAGGTCAAGCGCCTTTTGGCCATTATCGGCCGTGGCCACACAATCAAAACCATCGATATCGTCCAAAAGGGCTTTGAGGCCGTCAAGAACGATCTGGTGGTCATCAACTAAGATCAATCGGATGTCGCTCATGGTAATGGTATTCTAATGGTTGCGACAGTTCCATGTTCGGGGCTTGGCTCGTAATTCACTTCTCCTTTCAGCGCTTTGGCGCGACTGGAAATATTCATCAATCCGATTCCGTTGCTGTTTTCGGGCGAATCAAATGTAAATCCCTTTCCGTTGTCCTCCACAACCAGAACCAAGTGCGAAGCGGTTTTTAGCAACTGCACCGAGACAGCTTTTGCGTCCGAATGTTTGATGATGTTGTTCACCAGTTCTTGGCAGATGCGGTAAAGGCTCACTTCCAGATTTTCTGGGAATCGTTCCCCTTCCACTTTGTGGTGCTCGAACTCATATTGGATGTCGGTGCTGCCGAGGCTTTTTTCAAGCATGTCCTGCAGCGCAGGGATCAATCCCATATCGCTCAGCACACGTGGCATCATTTGGTGGCTGATGTTCCGTAGTTCGGCAATCGATTCGTTCAGCATGGTGTTCGATTCGCGGTAGCGGCTTTTCAACTCCTCGGAGGGTTCTTCTACCATGGAAAATCCCTTCTGCAATCGAAGGCTCAGTCCCGTAAGCGATTGGACAATTCCATCGTGCAGGTCTTTTGCAATGCGTTTCCGTTCTTCTTCCGTGGCCTGTATCATGGCCTGCAATCCGCGCTCGCGCTCGGCAATAATGGCTGCATCCTTATCGGCCTGTGTTTTTCTTCGGTAAACCTGAAATAGAGCAAAGGCAAGCAATAGAAAGGAGGCCAGCCCGCCAAGAAGTCCGAATATCCATTTGGTGCGGTTTTCGAGTTTCAGCCGCGCTTCGGCCAAGGCGGTTTTCTTGTCTGCTATCTCGCGGTCTTTTTGGGCGGTTCGGTATTGCGTTTCCAATTCTTCAACCTGAAGACTCCGCTCCGCATTCACCAGACTGTCTTTCAGGTTGTCGTAGGCGATCCAGTACGGATAAGCGTCTTCGTGCCGCCCGATTCTTCCAAAAGTTCGGGCCTTGGTGCGGTAAACTTTCCAAAGTAACGACAGGTCTTTGTTCCGCTCGGCCAGTATCTGGGCCGAGTCCAAATAGGCCAGCTCATTCTTCGGGTCACGCAGCTTTTTATAGATTCCCGCAATGTTGTAATAGGTGGATGCATACCCTTCCGAGTTCCCCAGACCCACCTGTATGCTCAGCGCTTGGCGGTAG
It encodes:
- a CDS encoding S8 family serine peptidase, with amino-acid sequence MNFNYRTLLTIGLSLVISLTGFAQDDSLKGWQHKDPSEGTPGVGTDKAYELLKDRKPTKVVVAIIDSGVDTDHEDLKEHIWTNEDEIPGNGIDDDKNGYVDDIHGWNFLGNAAGVNLDEANLEITRIYRKLAPKFGEIESEKDVAKADREDYKLFKKAEETILKELNESANEFGQIDAFVTVYKAADSTAKAELGENYTTEQLLSWAPESDDLKLYQSVLAGLAQDETFSFEGLMDYHKYLKDKLEYHYNPRFVDRAVLGDDYENTSEHFYGNNDVSAPHNDHGTHVSGIVGAVRNNDIGMNGICENVELMILRTVPNGDEFDKDVANAIRYAADNGAQIMNMSFGKPYSPQVDAVYEAIKYAEDKGVLMVHGAGNDAANIDKVANYPNPYYSFQKKPCATWLAVGASGPTEDDHLVGVFSNYGKKKLDIFAPGVQIYSAKPDDTYEFADGTSMAAPVVTGVAALIKSYFPNITAVQLRELLMESATDFSKEKVLMPDEDRDPTKLTKFKKLSKTGGIVNAYNAAKLALTKYSE
- a CDS encoding response regulator, with the translated sequence MSDIRLILVDDHQIVLDGLKALLDDIDGFDCVATADNGQKALDLLKVFDIDLVLMDLDMPVMNGVDATRRIKKDHPNVKVISLTQHNERGMVQQLLECGSDGYLLKNIAQDELANAIRKVVSGERVFSEEVTMSLAGKAVEKNANGVEVELTEREIEILTLIAEGLSSKQIGEKLFISPRTVDTHRTNLMNKLDIHNIAGLIRFALKNGYA
- a CDS encoding FAD-dependent oxidoreductase — encoded protein: MKQTENLIIGLGIAGLNLCHQLEKAGKSFLVIDRCPENSSSLIAGGIYNPVVLKRKVKSWKVDELFPFLVQTYRELEQQLGVDFLLHDFPILKPISSAGELTEWQQAVDENRLSPYVNSVEKKVPEGPFQNSVLGSVTIKISGFVRIEKLVTAYRNYLKEKELLVEDELSYQALKTEKAITYNDISADRIVFCEGRFISENPFFNWLPFRPTKGQMLTVRVSDDLTPDRIYNQQFLLFPTEEKNIFRLGATYEWHNLDETPSQKSTKELLERAQKALNIDFEVLDAQAAIRPNVADRRPTIGRHPEMENVLLFNGMGSKGVMLAPYFAEQLINHIYEGAEIDQEVNLNRFGKRYTNS
- a CDS encoding tetratricopeptide repeat protein, whose protein sequence is MICMIRILRTLVLLAFLLPSMVYGQSKKDSLLHVLSSSGFSDSLCNDLIWVYVFNQPDSAIYFGNRGLDWAKAHEKEKFLGTLYNRIGVAYDVKSIPDSALYWYNLALNQARKRGNLQTEGGALNNIGLIYWNNGELDKAIDHYIRAAQKFEQIGNLMGLGNTYNNIGIILFEDNQIEKSMRYYRQALKIRFKTGHKTGIAATYINISQLYAKDYLNNSDSSIHYVLSAIPLYKEVNDLYGLSRAYRELADNYAGVDRYNDALVAYRQALSIQVGLGNSEGYASTYYNIAGIYKKLRDPKNELAYLDSAQILAERNKDLSLLWKVYRTKARTFGRIGRHEDAYPYWIAYDNLKDSLVNAERSLQVEELETQYRTAQKDREIADKKTALAEARLKLENRTKWIFGLLGGLASFLLLAFALFQVYRRKTQADKDAAIIAERERGLQAMIQATEEERKRIAKDLHDGIVQSLTGLSLRLQKGFSMVEEPSEELKSRYRESNTMLNESIAELRNISHQMMPRVLSDMGLIPALQDMLEKSLGSTDIQYEFEHHKVEGERFPENLEVSLYRICQELVNNIIKHSDAKAVSVQLLKTASHLVLVVEDNGKGFTFDSPENSNGIGLMNISSRAKALKGEVNYEPSPEHGTVATIRIPLP